From the Myxococcales bacterium genome, one window contains:
- a CDS encoding cobalamin-independent methionine synthase II family protein: MTILPTTMVGSYPRPAWFTHQLAGKDVLEAFKLAGHAEAFHDATRAVIKDQEDAGLDVVTDGQMWFDDYHMGIGSFLWYWLERTGGFSPEKLPHPARGKARGRDIWALDEAGGVGVIGPIERGPVRMELLYRWAQAHTAKPVKACIGAGPVQLSTLAHFKRGPIKDRYDLSRALADVFSAEIHEVIDAGCRDVQLEDLGAWMPFLSGDADYAWVNEVVDRTMRGIDRAQVHTSWHFCMGNAWGNKLEGMTAGGYRAILPHYLEVAVDEYVLDFACREMADADLLRQLPADKRIAAGVIDVRTLEIEHPEQVAERIRKVLRHIEPERVTLTTDCGLKQLPRTCAREKLRALADGARIVRAELGR; this comes from the coding sequence ATGACGATCTTGCCCACGACGATGGTCGGCAGCTACCCGCGGCCGGCGTGGTTCACGCACCAGCTGGCCGGCAAGGACGTGCTCGAGGCGTTCAAGCTCGCGGGCCACGCCGAGGCCTTCCACGACGCGACCCGCGCGGTGATCAAGGACCAGGAGGACGCCGGCCTCGACGTCGTCACCGACGGCCAGATGTGGTTCGACGACTACCACATGGGGATCGGCTCGTTCCTCTGGTACTGGCTCGAGCGCACCGGCGGCTTCTCGCCCGAGAAGCTGCCGCACCCGGCCCGCGGCAAGGCCCGGGGCCGCGACATCTGGGCGCTCGACGAGGCCGGCGGCGTCGGCGTGATCGGCCCGATCGAGCGCGGCCCGGTGCGCATGGAGCTCCTGTACCGCTGGGCCCAGGCCCACACCGCCAAGCCGGTCAAGGCCTGCATCGGCGCGGGCCCGGTGCAGCTGTCGACGCTGGCGCACTTCAAGCGCGGCCCGATCAAGGATCGCTACGACCTGTCGCGGGCCCTGGCCGACGTGTTCTCGGCCGAGATCCACGAGGTCATCGACGCCGGCTGCCGCGACGTCCAGCTCGAGGATCTGGGCGCGTGGATGCCGTTCCTGTCGGGCGACGCCGACTACGCCTGGGTCAACGAGGTCGTCGATCGCACGATGCGCGGGATCGATCGCGCGCAGGTCCACACGTCGTGGCACTTCTGCATGGGCAACGCCTGGGGCAACAAGCTCGAGGGCATGACCGCCGGCGGCTACCGCGCGATCTTGCCGCACTACCTCGAGGTCGCGGTCGACGAGTACGTGCTCGACTTCGCGTGCCGCGAGATGGCGGACGCGGATCTGCTGCGGCAGCTGCCGGCCGACAAGCGCATCGCCGCCGGCGTGATCGACGTGCGCACGCTCGAGATCGAGCACCCCGAGCAGGTGGCCGAGCGCATCCGCAAGGTGCTGCGCCACATCGAGCCCGAGCGGGTCACGCTCACGACCGACTGCGGCCTCAAGCAGCTGCCGCGCACCTGCGCGCGCGAGAAGCTGCGGGCCCTGGCCGACGGCGCCCGCATCGTGCGCGCCGAGCTGGGTCGGTAG
- a CDS encoding DUF4157 domain-containing protein, whose translation MSEPVQMRAQPEGDAHQQWCSDKMVQLMAEPIPGRVVQRDGGDGGSPGHVHAAAERGISSASTSMPHASTIQASFGKHDISHVQAHVGGGAADACNDMGASAFASGDHVAFAKSPDLHTAAHEAAHVVQQARGVNLYGGVGQAGDSYERHADQVADAVVGGKSAEGLLSAGPFGAEPAGGWGESVRSIAAPTVQRKGGAEGEGAEAPAVDPANAKVAKLHLYADIEAKSMGIAELQNGSVGHTWIALEYLDTAAIPDSVPGNHKALLQNGGKYADPMGFWPDIANGIGYSPNPLNSYVQGWMRHPDDAHQGAEKASQTWLLTQAEVDSVIRYAESKRGAKYSVFFFNCTHFGVGAVKAAGKSAPSATMAGIAMPNALYDGIKARQQKGEGDTMTKDFDGANEVVTHGAEQNKKN comes from the coding sequence ATGTCCGAGCCCGTGCAGATGCGCGCGCAGCCCGAGGGCGACGCGCACCAGCAGTGGTGCAGCGACAAGATGGTGCAGCTGATGGCCGAGCCCATCCCGGGCCGGGTCGTGCAGCGCGACGGCGGCGACGGCGGCTCGCCCGGCCACGTCCACGCGGCGGCCGAGCGCGGCATCTCGTCGGCGTCGACGAGCATGCCCCACGCCAGCACGATCCAGGCGTCGTTCGGCAAGCACGACATCTCGCACGTCCAGGCCCACGTCGGCGGCGGCGCCGCCGACGCCTGCAACGACATGGGCGCCAGCGCCTTCGCGTCCGGCGACCACGTCGCGTTCGCGAAGTCGCCCGATCTGCACACCGCGGCCCACGAGGCCGCGCACGTCGTGCAGCAGGCGCGCGGCGTCAACCTCTACGGCGGCGTCGGCCAGGCCGGCGACTCCTACGAGCGCCACGCCGACCAGGTCGCCGACGCGGTCGTCGGCGGCAAGTCGGCCGAGGGCCTCCTGTCGGCCGGGCCGTTCGGCGCCGAGCCGGCCGGGGGCTGGGGCGAGAGCGTCCGCAGCATCGCCGCGCCGACCGTGCAGCGCAAGGGCGGGGCCGAGGGCGAGGGCGCCGAGGCGCCGGCGGTCGATCCCGCCAACGCCAAGGTCGCCAAGCTGCACCTCTACGCCGACATCGAGGCCAAGTCGATGGGCATCGCGGAGCTGCAGAACGGCTCGGTCGGGCACACCTGGATCGCGCTCGAGTACCTCGACACCGCGGCGATCCCCGACTCGGTCCCCGGCAATCACAAGGCCCTGCTCCAGAACGGCGGCAAGTACGCCGACCCGATGGGCTTCTGGCCGGACATCGCCAACGGCATCGGGTACAGCCCGAACCCGCTCAACTCGTACGTCCAGGGCTGGATGCGTCACCCCGACGACGCGCACCAGGGCGCCGAGAAGGCGTCGCAGACCTGGCTCCTCACCCAGGCCGAGGTCGACTCGGTGATCCGCTACGCCGAGTCCAAGCGCGGCGCGAAGTACTCGGTCTTCTTCTTCAACTGCACCCACTTCGGCGTCGGCGCGGTCAAGGCCGCCGGCAAGAGCGCGCCGTCGGCGACGATGGCCGGCATCGCGATGCCCAACGCGCTGTACGATGGCATCAAGGCCCGCCAGCAGAAGGGCGAGGGCGACACGATGACCAAGGACTTCGACGGCGCCAACGAGGTCGTCACCCACGGCGCCGAGCAGAACAAGAAGAACTGA
- a CDS encoding ATP-binding protein, with protein sequence MTVTPYAEPMAHLLDQLVIVRVALQAAVARRGGGDEAARDLEVEQARLDAESRARAAVSAPAAVPLERLRGVFQLSPTEIGVLVLLAGLELDVKLREYARGVMADAARTAPDVGLLDEVLYVGTARGHMPEELGADGTLVQFGLIHVEPIADAAFALRRVRAVERVIDLLHGKDVLDRRVARFAELITARDRAELVLAPGAYEEIGGLLTAAVQISRTGTAHPVIVLSGPAGSGRTTLLAAAALPVGLRTLRVRGAALPRDEPSLRALGAILVREAVLWGALLLLDGVDQRPTDGAGHELDEIMFSWYPGPVAATAGRITGKPPQFARGVVVIELGIPDEPAREELWQRALPPAVAPTLARWAAERYFVTPGVIDQAAVAAIARAEARGAGAPALDAADVHEGLRGVLDAKLTTLGMRITWRQRWDDLVLPDEAALDVREFIARVKHRRRVFLEWGFGRKVAKGLGLSALFSGPPGTGKTMVAGLIATELKLDLYQIDLSKVVSKWVGETEKNLGELFDAAEAGHAILLFDEADSLFAKRTEVKSSNDRYANLEVNYLLQRMESFSGIVILTTNHDTAIDDAFRRRLSLRVEFPVPEPDERALLWRALLPPEAAIDPDLDFAALGDRFEMTGGYIKNAAVRAAFLAADEGTAIGMRHLVRAARAEYTAMGKVVSQL encoded by the coding sequence GTGACCGTCACGCCCTACGCCGAGCCGATGGCGCACCTGCTCGATCAGCTGGTGATCGTGCGGGTCGCGCTGCAGGCCGCGGTCGCCCGGCGCGGCGGCGGCGACGAGGCCGCGCGCGACCTCGAGGTCGAGCAGGCCCGGCTCGACGCGGAGAGCCGGGCCCGGGCCGCGGTGTCGGCGCCGGCCGCGGTGCCGCTCGAGCGCCTGCGCGGCGTGTTCCAGCTGTCGCCGACGGAGATCGGCGTGCTGGTCTTGCTCGCCGGCCTCGAGCTCGACGTCAAGCTGCGCGAGTACGCGCGCGGCGTCATGGCCGACGCCGCCCGCACCGCGCCCGACGTCGGGCTGCTCGACGAGGTGCTCTACGTCGGGACCGCGCGCGGCCACATGCCCGAGGAGCTCGGCGCCGACGGCACGCTCGTGCAGTTCGGGCTGATCCACGTCGAGCCGATCGCCGACGCCGCGTTCGCGCTCCGCCGGGTCCGGGCGGTCGAGCGCGTGATCGATCTGCTCCACGGCAAGGACGTGCTCGATCGTCGGGTCGCGCGCTTCGCCGAGCTGATCACCGCGCGCGACCGCGCCGAGCTGGTGCTGGCGCCGGGCGCGTACGAGGAGATCGGCGGGCTCCTGACCGCCGCGGTCCAGATCAGCCGCACCGGCACGGCCCACCCGGTCATCGTGCTGTCGGGCCCCGCCGGCTCCGGACGCACGACCTTGCTCGCCGCCGCCGCGCTGCCGGTCGGCCTGCGCACGCTGCGGGTCCGCGGCGCCGCGCTCCCGCGCGACGAGCCCAGCCTGCGCGCCCTCGGGGCGATCCTGGTGCGCGAGGCCGTGCTGTGGGGCGCGCTGCTGCTGCTCGACGGCGTCGATCAGCGCCCCACCGACGGCGCCGGCCACGAGCTCGACGAGATCATGTTCAGCTGGTACCCGGGCCCGGTCGCCGCGACCGCCGGGCGCATCACCGGCAAGCCGCCGCAGTTCGCGCGCGGCGTCGTCGTGATCGAGCTCGGCATCCCCGACGAGCCGGCCCGCGAGGAGCTGTGGCAGCGCGCGCTGCCGCCGGCGGTCGCGCCGACCTTGGCGCGCTGGGCCGCCGAGCGCTACTTCGTCACGCCCGGCGTGATCGATCAGGCCGCGGTCGCCGCGATCGCCCGGGCCGAGGCCCGCGGCGCCGGGGCGCCGGCGCTCGACGCCGCCGACGTCCACGAGGGCCTGCGCGGCGTGCTCGACGCCAAGCTGACCACGCTCGGGATGCGCATCACCTGGCGCCAGCGCTGGGACGATCTGGTGCTGCCCGACGAGGCCGCGCTCGACGTCCGCGAGTTCATCGCGCGCGTCAAGCACCGCCGCCGGGTGTTCCTCGAGTGGGGCTTCGGCCGCAAGGTCGCCAAGGGCCTGGGCCTGTCGGCGCTGTTCTCGGGCCCGCCCGGCACCGGCAAGACCATGGTCGCCGGCCTCATCGCCACCGAGCTCAAGCTCGACCTCTACCAGATCGATCTGTCCAAGGTCGTGTCGAAGTGGGTCGGCGAGACCGAGAAGAACCTCGGCGAGCTGTTCGACGCCGCCGAGGCCGGCCACGCGATCCTGTTGTTCGACGAGGCCGACTCGCTGTTCGCCAAGCGCACCGAGGTCAAGTCGAGCAACGATCGCTACGCCAACCTCGAGGTCAACTACCTCCTCCAGCGGATGGAGTCGTTCTCGGGCATCGTCATCCTCACGACCAACCACGACACCGCGATCGACGACGCGTTCCGGCGCCGCCTGTCCCTGCGGGTCGAGTTCCCGGTGCCCGAGCCCGACGAGCGCGCGCTGCTGTGGCGGGCGCTCTTGCCGCCCGAGGCCGCGATCGACCCCGACCTCGACTTCGCCGCGCTCGGCGATCGGTTCGAGATGACCGGCGGCTACATCAAGAACGCCGCGGTGCGGGCCGCCTTCCTGGCCGCGGACGAGGGCACGGCGATCGGCATGCGCCACCTCGTCCGGGCCGCTCGAGCGGAGTACACCGCGATGGGCAAGGTGGTCTCCCAGCTGTGA
- a CDS encoding RNA polymerase sigma factor: MPIVSVAPEGDLDLVARLRRGDRMAISEAYSAHHAPVRAFARRLLGDDAAAEDVVHDTFIALPRTVANFRGASSLRSFVIGVAANRARRHVRTVARRRRAMARLAETTAVRDDHAVGPDHLAQRRRLAERLALALDQLAHDQRVAFVLCEVEQRSAVEVAVILAVPEGTVRSRVFHARRRLRELLAEEAPRG, encoded by the coding sequence ATGCCGATCGTGAGCGTCGCCCCCGAGGGCGACCTGGACCTCGTGGCGCGCCTGCGCCGCGGGGACCGGATGGCCATCTCCGAGGCGTACAGCGCCCACCACGCGCCGGTGCGCGCGTTCGCGCGCCGGCTCCTGGGCGACGACGCGGCCGCCGAGGACGTCGTCCACGACACGTTCATCGCGCTGCCGCGCACGGTCGCCAACTTCCGCGGCGCGTCGTCGCTGCGCAGCTTCGTGATCGGCGTGGCCGCCAACCGCGCCCGGCGCCACGTCCGCACCGTCGCCCGCCGTCGGCGCGCGATGGCGCGCCTGGCCGAGACCACCGCCGTGCGCGACGACCACGCGGTCGGACCCGATCACCTGGCGCAGCGCCGACGCCTGGCCGAGCGCCTGGCGCTGGCGCTCGATCAGCTCGCCCACGATCAGCGCGTCGCGTTCGTCCTGTGCGAGGTCGAGCAGCGCTCGGCGGTCGAGGTCGCGGTGATCCTGGCGGTGCCCGAGGGCACCGTGCGGTCGCGGGTGTTCCACGCGCGGCGCCGGCTGCGCGAGCTCCTGGCCGAGGAGGCGCCCCGTGGCTGA
- a CDS encoding ATPase: protein MDVLWISLGAALAITGSAFATAWAQSRIGAAAAAALAEKPELRTTAVLLVAIPETMVILGFVIAVLIVLRNG, encoded by the coding sequence ATGGACGTCCTGTGGATCAGCCTCGGCGCCGCGCTCGCGATCACCGGCAGCGCGTTCGCCACCGCGTGGGCCCAGTCCCGCATCGGCGCCGCGGCCGCGGCCGCGCTCGCCGAGAAACCCGAGCTGCGCACCACGGCGGTGCTGCTGGTCGCGATCCCCGAGACGATGGTGATCCTGGGGTTCGTGATCGCCGTGCTGATCGTGCTGCGCAACGGCTGA
- a CDS encoding V-type ATPase subunit, translated as MTWVDLVARARGLATHLASDAALADLDRAHDRASLAAALARAGLPAIAGADDPGAPATVEAAATARAAAELAILERWAGARAGALAVLVDDQDRRSLRGLIRGLVAGAPAAARLTGAVPTSRLPAATLRALAAQPTAAALAAALTRCAHPAAAALAAPLAQTPLDLLGVERALTAWFAARARVSARADAALAVHVAQVIDVANAGAALALAARGRTLEPDASFVDGGRRLARPEFVAAATATPAIAATALARSFGGTPVADALTDAAPDAVERAALVWHLATQRRLARAAPLGLAPVLSLVLRRRAETRRVRHAAWRIALGGAP; from the coding sequence ATGACCTGGGTCGATCTGGTCGCCCGCGCCCGCGGGCTCGCGACGCACCTGGCCAGCGACGCGGCGCTGGCCGACCTCGATCGCGCCCACGACCGCGCGAGCCTGGCGGCGGCGCTGGCCCGCGCCGGCCTGCCGGCGATCGCCGGCGCCGACGATCCGGGCGCGCCGGCCACCGTCGAGGCGGCGGCGACCGCGCGCGCGGCCGCCGAGCTGGCGATCCTCGAGCGCTGGGCCGGCGCGCGGGCCGGCGCCCTGGCGGTGCTCGTCGACGATCAGGATCGGCGCAGCCTGCGCGGGCTGATCCGCGGGCTGGTCGCGGGCGCGCCGGCCGCGGCCCGCCTCACCGGCGCGGTGCCGACCTCGCGCCTGCCGGCGGCGACGCTGCGCGCGCTCGCGGCCCAGCCGACCGCGGCGGCGCTGGCTGCGGCGCTGACTCGGTGCGCGCACCCGGCCGCGGCGGCGCTGGCCGCGCCGCTGGCGCAGACGCCGCTCGACCTGCTCGGGGTCGAGCGCGCGCTGACCGCGTGGTTCGCGGCCCGGGCCCGCGTCAGCGCGCGCGCCGACGCCGCGCTCGCGGTCCACGTCGCGCAGGTGATCGACGTCGCCAACGCCGGCGCCGCGCTGGCGCTAGCGGCGCGCGGCCGCACCCTCGAGCCGGACGCCAGCTTCGTCGACGGCGGCCGGCGCCTGGCCCGGCCCGAGTTCGTCGCCGCGGCGACCGCCACCCCCGCGATCGCGGCCACCGCGCTCGCCCGGTCGTTCGGCGGCACGCCGGTGGCCGACGCGCTCACCGACGCCGCGCCCGACGCGGTCGAGCGGGCCGCGCTGGTCTGGCACCTCGCGACCCAGCGCCGCCTCGCCCGCGCGGCGCCGCTCGGCCTGGCGCCGGTGCTCTCCCTGGTGCTGCGCCGGCGCGCCGAGACCCGGCGGGTGCGCCACGCCGCCTGGCGGATCGCGCTCGGAGGCGCGCCGTGA
- a CDS encoding V-type ATP synthase subunit A — protein MVTRVTGTLAEARPLRDAGLYDLVRVGPRGLLGEIIRFRDEVATLQIYEDTTGLALGAAVTATGGPLTVELGPGLLGSILDGVGRPLVRLAAATGDFIAPGAAAPTLDPDRRWRFTATARPGDVVAAGDVLGTVEEQPGFVHRVLVPPGVGGALAALASGDVTVAAPIGHLVDGTPLTLAQRWPLRTPRPVAERLPADRPLVTGQRVFDLLFPLAEGGAIAVPGGFGTGKTVIEHGLARHADADVIVFIGCGERGNEIAEVVQEFPRLVDPRTGRPVMERTVLVVNTSNMPVVAREASVYLGVSIAEYYRDMGYRVAVMVDSLSRWAEALRDIAARLQEMPGEEGYPTHLASRLGQLYERAGRARAAGAPDRVGAVSLVCAVSPPGGDFAEPVTQASLRVAGGLWALDPALARKRQFPAVDWATSYSLYVDATAAWFADAAGVDWAGLRARVLQLLQRDAELREIAGLLGHEALQDRDRVVLEIARLVHEHLLGQSAYDPNDAACAVAKTGRMAALAVAALDAAEAAVAAGAAIDELDLPGLRRAYAGLRAAAPDDVAARAADVATVLARLEARR, from the coding sequence GTGGTCACGCGCGTCACCGGCACGCTGGCCGAGGCGCGCCCGCTGCGCGACGCCGGGCTCTACGACCTGGTCCGGGTCGGGCCGCGCGGCCTGCTCGGCGAGATCATCCGGTTCCGCGACGAGGTCGCGACGCTGCAGATCTACGAGGACACCACCGGCCTGGCGCTGGGCGCGGCGGTCACCGCGACCGGCGGGCCGCTCACCGTCGAGCTGGGCCCGGGGCTGCTCGGGTCGATCCTCGACGGCGTCGGCCGCCCGCTGGTGCGGCTGGCGGCCGCGACCGGCGACTTCATCGCGCCCGGCGCGGCCGCGCCGACCCTGGATCCGGACCGGCGCTGGCGGTTCACCGCGACCGCGCGGCCCGGCGACGTGGTCGCCGCCGGCGACGTGCTCGGCACGGTCGAGGAGCAGCCCGGGTTCGTGCACCGCGTGCTGGTGCCGCCCGGCGTCGGCGGCGCGCTCGCGGCGCTGGCCAGCGGCGACGTCACCGTGGCCGCGCCGATCGGCCACCTCGTCGACGGGACGCCGCTGACGCTGGCGCAGCGCTGGCCGCTGCGCACGCCGCGGCCGGTGGCCGAGCGCCTGCCCGCCGATCGGCCGCTGGTCACCGGCCAGCGCGTGTTCGATCTGCTGTTCCCGCTGGCCGAGGGCGGCGCGATCGCGGTGCCGGGCGGCTTCGGCACCGGCAAGACCGTCATCGAGCACGGCCTGGCCCGCCACGCCGACGCCGACGTGATCGTGTTCATCGGCTGCGGCGAGCGCGGCAACGAGATCGCCGAGGTCGTGCAGGAGTTCCCGCGCCTGGTCGACCCGCGCACCGGCCGGCCGGTCATGGAGCGCACGGTGCTGGTGGTCAACACGTCGAACATGCCGGTGGTCGCGCGCGAGGCGTCGGTCTACCTGGGCGTGTCGATCGCCGAGTACTACCGCGACATGGGCTACCGGGTGGCGGTGATGGTCGACAGCCTGTCGCGCTGGGCCGAGGCGCTGCGCGACATCGCCGCGCGCCTGCAGGAGATGCCCGGCGAGGAGGGCTACCCGACCCACCTGGCCAGCCGGCTCGGACAGCTCTACGAGCGCGCCGGTCGAGCCCGGGCCGCGGGCGCGCCGGATCGCGTCGGCGCGGTCAGCCTGGTGTGCGCGGTGTCGCCGCCCGGCGGCGACTTCGCCGAGCCGGTGACCCAGGCGTCGTTGCGCGTGGCCGGCGGGCTGTGGGCGCTCGATCCGGCGCTGGCCCGCAAGCGCCAGTTCCCGGCGGTCGACTGGGCCACCAGCTACTCGCTCTACGTCGACGCCACCGCGGCGTGGTTCGCCGACGCCGCCGGCGTCGACTGGGCCGGCCTGCGCGCGCGGGTGCTGCAGCTGCTCCAGCGCGACGCCGAGCTGCGCGAGATCGCCGGGCTGCTCGGCCACGAGGCGCTGCAAGATCGCGATCGGGTCGTGCTCGAGATCGCGCGGCTGGTCCACGAGCACCTGCTGGGCCAGAGCGCCTACGATCCCAACGACGCCGCGTGCGCCGTCGCCAAGACCGGGCGCATGGCCGCGCTGGCGGTGGCCGCGCTCGACGCCGCCGAGGCCGCGGTCGCGGCCGGCGCCGCCATCGATGAGCTCGATCTGCCGGGGCTGCGCCGCGCCTACGCCGGGCTGCGCGCGGCCGCGCCCGATGACGTGGCCGCGCGCGCGGCCGACGTCGCCACGGTCCTCGCCCGGCTGGAGGCGCGCCGATGA
- a CDS encoding V-type ATP synthase subunit B, producing MIAARTHHGAQALVGALLYVEDARGAAMGEVVEIRQAGQAPRRGQVIDAGAALTVVQILEEPLGLAPARVAITLTGATAEAPVGRELLGRTLTGVAAPLDDLPPPIGEALRPVWGAPMNPARRRPPGDFIETGVSAIDGLNTLVRGQKLPVFSGAGLPALELAAQIVEHARAGDEPFAVVFAAIGITARETRLFVERLRDSPARARTVFYLNEARDPTIEQLLTPRFALAQAEFLAFEAGLHVLVVMADVAHYCETLRQVAAARDEVPGRRGYPGYMYTDLASLFERAGVLHGRPGSLTQLPILTMPDDDITHPIPDLTGYITEGQVVLSRELHGQGIAPPIDVLPSLSRLMNAGIGAGKTAPEHRRWADQLYASYARGREARMMATIVGEAGLADADRRALGFAARFERELIGHGHAARTIAETIAVGWRLLVELPRDDLERIDDATWARRPGATP from the coding sequence ATGATCGCCGCCCGCACCCACCACGGCGCCCAGGCCCTGGTCGGCGCCCTCCTCTACGTCGAGGACGCCCGCGGCGCCGCGATGGGCGAGGTGGTCGAGATCCGCCAGGCCGGCCAGGCCCCGCGCCGCGGCCAGGTCATCGACGCCGGCGCCGCGCTGACCGTGGTCCAGATCCTCGAGGAGCCGCTCGGCCTGGCGCCGGCCCGGGTCGCGATCACGCTGACCGGCGCCACCGCCGAGGCGCCGGTCGGGCGCGAGCTCTTGGGCCGCACGCTCACCGGCGTGGCCGCGCCGCTCGACGATCTGCCGCCGCCGATCGGCGAGGCGCTGCGGCCGGTGTGGGGCGCGCCGATGAACCCGGCCCGGCGGCGACCGCCCGGCGACTTCATCGAGACCGGCGTGTCGGCGATCGACGGGCTCAACACGCTGGTGCGCGGCCAGAAGCTGCCGGTGTTCTCGGGCGCCGGCCTGCCCGCGCTCGAGCTGGCGGCGCAGATCGTCGAGCACGCCCGGGCCGGCGACGAGCCGTTCGCGGTGGTGTTCGCCGCGATCGGCATCACCGCGCGCGAGACCCGGCTGTTCGTCGAGCGCCTGCGCGACAGCCCGGCCCGGGCGCGGACGGTGTTCTACCTCAACGAGGCCCGCGACCCGACGATCGAGCAGCTGCTGACGCCGCGGTTCGCGCTGGCCCAGGCCGAGTTCCTGGCGTTCGAGGCCGGGCTGCACGTGCTGGTCGTGATGGCCGACGTGGCCCACTACTGCGAGACCCTGCGCCAGGTCGCGGCCGCGCGCGACGAGGTGCCCGGCCGCCGCGGCTACCCCGGCTACATGTACACCGACCTGGCGTCGCTGTTCGAGCGCGCGGGCGTGCTCCACGGCCGCCCGGGCTCGCTGACGCAGCTGCCGATCCTGACGATGCCCGACGACGACATCACCCACCCGATCCCGGACCTCACCGGCTACATCACCGAGGGCCAGGTCGTGCTGTCGCGCGAGCTCCACGGCCAGGGCATCGCGCCGCCGATCGACGTGCTGCCGTCGCTGTCGCGGCTGATGAACGCTGGCATCGGCGCCGGCAAGACCGCGCCCGAGCACCGGCGCTGGGCCGACCAGCTCTACGCCAGCTACGCCCGCGGCCGCGAGGCCCGGATGATGGCGACGATCGTCGGCGAGGCCGGCCTGGCCGACGCCGATCGCCGCGCGCTCGGGTTCGCGGCCCGGTTCGAGCGCGAGCTGATCGGCCACGGCCACGCCGCGCGGACGATCGCCGAGACGATCGCGGTCGGCTGGCGGCTCCTGGTCGAGCTGCCCCGCGACGACCTCGAGCGGATCGACGACGCCACCTGGGCTCGGCGGCCGGGAGCGACGCCGTGA
- a CDS encoding V-type ATP synthase subunit D, with product MTARAAPTRAELLRSRRLLARVEKGAALLTRKREALVRELFPLARPAADARRAIADAATAAYAAELGALAIHGEGAVAATGWPPRELAVDVTVQRVWGLAVPRFGPLPSWDRDLAARGTAPAATGPVLVEAASRFERLAAELLDAAARELHVRALGQALARTSRQLHTLEQRVAPALRARLAAIGRALDEREREEHTRLRQLRRHRA from the coding sequence GTGACCGCGCGCGCCGCCCCGACCCGGGCCGAGCTGCTGCGCAGCCGCCGCCTGCTGGCGCGGGTCGAGAAGGGCGCGGCGCTCCTGACCCGCAAGCGCGAGGCGCTGGTGCGCGAGCTGTTCCCGCTGGCCCGGCCCGCGGCCGACGCCCGCCGCGCGATCGCCGACGCCGCGACCGCCGCCTACGCCGCCGAGCTGGGCGCGCTCGCGATCCACGGCGAGGGCGCGGTCGCCGCCACCGGCTGGCCGCCGCGCGAGCTCGCGGTCGACGTGACCGTGCAGCGGGTCTGGGGCCTCGCGGTGCCGCGGTTCGGGCCGCTGCCGTCGTGGGACCGCGATCTGGCGGCGCGCGGCACGGCGCCCGCGGCCACCGGCCCGGTGCTGGTCGAGGCCGCGAGCCGGTTCGAGCGGCTGGCCGCCGAGCTGCTCGACGCCGCCGCGCGCGAGCTGCACGTGCGCGCGCTCGGCCAGGCCCTGGCGCGGACCTCGCGTCAGCTCCACACGCTCGAGCAGCGGGTGGCCCCGGCCCTGCGCGCCCGCCTCGCCGCGATCGGCCGCGCGCTCGACGAGCGCGAGCGCGAGGAGCACACGCGCCTGCGCCAGCTGCGCCGCCATCGCGCCTGA
- a CDS encoding FtsQ-type POTRA domain-containing protein: MTLRPGRGNRRARTPLRERVPAPREVVDACGRALRRVAPAVAALALIGGVAEAGRYGYRWLTTSPRFAVAAVEVNGEATLTEDAVRARLPFGVGDNIFRVDTGDAEAALAAEPWIARATVRRRLPRTIVIDVVERRPAAVVAADGLYLADADGQPFKRADLRAGEARDLPVISGIPRELFAAAPGQAAARVRDGLAVLTAWSEADRPRAGEVKLGASGATIYTYDDAIAVRIGAVSPTALTAHLARFDAVWAALSPDERRTLRTMRVDNDTRTDLVTVSFETPDLASREP, from the coding sequence ATGACGTTGCGGCCGGGCCGCGGCAACCGTCGCGCGCGCACGCCGCTGCGCGAGCGTGTGCCGGCCCCGCGCGAGGTCGTCGACGCGTGCGGCCGCGCGCTGCGCCGGGTCGCGCCCGCCGTGGCGGCGCTGGCGCTGATCGGCGGCGTGGCCGAGGCCGGCCGCTACGGCTACCGCTGGCTGACGACCTCGCCGCGGTTCGCGGTGGCCGCGGTCGAGGTCAACGGCGAGGCCACGCTCACCGAGGACGCCGTCCGCGCCCGGCTGCCGTTCGGCGTCGGCGACAACATCTTCCGGGTCGACACCGGCGACGCCGAGGCCGCGCTCGCGGCCGAGCCGTGGATCGCCCGCGCGACCGTGCGCCGGCGGCTGCCGCGGACGATCGTCATCGACGTGGTCGAGCGCCGCCCGGCCGCGGTCGTCGCCGCCGACGGCCTGTACCTGGCCGACGCCGACGGCCAGCCGTTCAAGCGCGCTGACCTGCGCGCCGGCGAGGCCCGCGACCTGCCGGTCATCTCGGGCATCCCGCGCGAGCTGTTCGCGGCGGCGCCGGGCCAGGCGGCCGCGCGCGTGCGCGACGGCCTCGCGGTGCTGACCGCCTGGAGCGAGGCCGATCGGCCCCGGGCCGGCGAGGTCAAGCTCGGCGCCAGCGGCGCCACGATCTACACCTACGACGACGCCATCGCGGTCCGGATCGGCGCCGTGTCGCCGACCGCGCTGACCGCGCACCTGGCTCGCTTCGACGCGGTCTGGGCGGCGCTGTCGCCCGACGAGCGCCGGACCCTCCGGACCATGCGCGTCGACAACGACACCCGCACCGATCTCGTCACCGTCTCGTTCGAGACCCCCGATCTCGCGTCGCGCGAGCCCTGA